A single window of Streptomyces sp. NBC_00464 DNA harbors:
- a CDS encoding trimeric intracellular cation channel family protein, whose product MLNELFTPSVQHALDIVGIFVFAISGALLAVRKNFDVFGIAVLAEVTALGGGLFRDVIIGAVPPAAFTDLGYFTTPLLAAGLVFFLHPQVERIQLGVNVFDAAGLGLFCVTGTVKAYDYGLGLTASAALGLATAVGGGVLRDVLANEVPSLLRWDRDLYAVPAIVGATMIVLCIRFDALNAFSSGCAVLTAFVLRLLALRYHWRAPRAYNRRSATPDEG is encoded by the coding sequence GTGCTCAACGAACTGTTCACGCCCTCCGTCCAGCATGCGCTCGACATCGTCGGGATCTTCGTCTTCGCGATCTCCGGCGCTCTGCTCGCCGTACGCAAGAACTTCGATGTCTTCGGCATCGCGGTGCTCGCCGAGGTGACCGCGCTGGGCGGGGGGCTGTTCCGTGACGTGATCATCGGCGCGGTGCCGCCCGCCGCCTTCACGGACCTCGGGTACTTCACCACCCCGCTGCTCGCCGCCGGCCTGGTCTTCTTCCTGCACCCGCAGGTCGAACGGATCCAGCTCGGCGTCAACGTCTTCGACGCGGCCGGCCTCGGCCTCTTCTGCGTCACGGGGACGGTGAAGGCGTACGACTACGGCCTCGGGCTCACCGCGTCGGCGGCGCTCGGCCTGGCCACCGCGGTCGGCGGCGGTGTGCTGCGCGACGTGCTGGCCAACGAGGTGCCGTCGTTGCTGCGCTGGGACCGCGACCTGTACGCGGTGCCCGCCATCGTCGGGGCGACCATGATCGTGCTCTGCATCCGCTTCGACGCGCTCAACGCCTTCAGCAGCGGTTGCGCGGTGCTGACGGCGTTCGTGCTGCGGCTGCTGGCGCTGCGCTACCACTGGCGGGCCCCGCGCGCCTACAACC